The following coding sequences are from one Leishmania major strain Friedlin complete genome, chromosome 36 window:
- the ABCG6 gene encoding putative ATP-binding cassette protein subfamily G,member 6, with product MSSPAPPTDRADAGLLHHLPHSPPESPESSAPPPASSHRTAVLTWEDVSYTVSGADEGDTRILVRHVSGYVQSGEMLAVLGPSGAGKTTLLDILAQRKVKSKGDITGRIMLNGEPVEPAAFQLCSGYVQQEDIMHSYVTVEEVVRFSATLRTSPTISEEVLESRVSQVLRQLGIYHVRHSCIGSALVRGISGGERKRCAVAAEMVTLPSLLFLDEPTTGLDTFTALHLLTLLRSLSRSGVAVVFSIHQPRSRIYEAFDRVLLLNGFGEEAYFGPAADAVQFLAEIGLSSGCSSNPADYLIDAVSVSPVEEAWLSEEAQQSAAVEAATDGNQLRLPSPAPTQGRDIAAAFASLRLADVMRQIDELQRSSRAATAALAETGSPVRAYPRSWTTQVRCIAMRCLRNRRRDPVATYVSVTSAIVFAFLTGTIYYQVGNSQDSIRSRMGVLFFIMMISTFSSLGSLEMFLTDRAIYAREHRNGMYSTSAYYVGKFIQDAPIVVAINFLFNLIVYLLVGLQGTVAKFLIFDSVGALVTLNSYALCLLMSNLSKDYATGNIITSLLLVLYLLPTGGMLVSLNSIPFMWRWIKHISFARFAFSVMVANEFDGLTFVCDPVPSDIAPCITSGTTYAASQGMYAKDIRSHMLVVALSMAVYLVLGYLALRGWRSTEGK from the coding sequence ATgtcttctccagcgccacctACCGATCGCGCAGACGCTGGGCTGCTTCACCATCTGCCGCACTCCCCGCCAGAGTCACCAGAGTcgtccgcgccgccgccagcctCCTCGCACCGCACGGCCGTGCTCACCTGGGAAGACGTCAGCTATACCGTCAGCGGAGCTGACGAAGGTGACACCCGCATCCTCGTGCGACACGTCTCCGGCTACGTTCAAAGTGGCGAGATGCTCGCCGTTCTAGGACCTTCTGGGGCGGGCAAGACAACGTTGCTCGATATCTTAGCGCAGCGCAAGGTGAAAAGCAAGGGCGACATCACAGGTAGAATTATGCTGAACGGAGAGCCTGTTGAGCCAGCCGCGTTCCAGCTCTGCAGCGGCTACGTGCAGCAGGAGGATATTATGCATAGCTATGTGaccgtcgaggaggtggtcCGCTTTTCTGCCACCCTCCGCACCTCGCCGACTATTTCGGAAGAGGTGCTGGAGAGTCGGGTGTCTCAGGTTCTTCGGCAGCTTGGTATTTACCACGTGCGCCACAGCTGCATCGGTAGCGCCCTGGTGCGCGGCATCAGCGGTGGAGAGCGCAAGCGATGCGCTGTCGCCGCAGAGATGGTGACGTtgccctcccttctcttcctggATGAGCCGACAACTGGCCTCGACACCTTCACAGCGCTGCATCTCCTCACGCTTCTGCGCTCGCTCTCCCGTTCAGGGGTGGCTgtcgtcttctccatccATCAGCCACGCTCGCGCATATACGAGGCCTTTGACCGTGTTCTGCTGCTGAACGGGTTCGGGGAGGAGGCGTACTTCGGCCCTGCCGCTGACGCGGTCCAGTTTCTTGCCGAGATCGGCCTCTCCTCCGGCTGTTCGAGCAACCCAGCCGACTACCTCATCGACGCCGTTTCCGTTTCGCCAGTCGAGGAGGCCTGGCTGTCagaagaggcgcagcaaTCGGCGGCAGTGGAGGCAGCTACGGACGGGAATCAGCTCCGCCTaccgtcgccagcgccaaCGCAAGGCCGTgacatcgccgccgccttcgcttCTCTACGCCTAGCCGACGTTATGCGGCAAATCGACGAACTGCAACGCTCCTCCAgagcggcaacagcggcgctggccgaGACCGGATCCCCAGTGCGCGCCTACCCCCGCAGCTGGACCACACAAGTGCGGTGCATCGCCATGCGGTGTCTGCGCAATCGTCGCCGTGACCCTGTCGCGACGTACGTCTCCGTCACGTCTGCTATCGTATTCGCCTTTCTCACGGGCACCATCTACTACCAAGTCGGGAACTCGCAGGACAGCATCCGCAGTCGCATGGGCGTCCTTTTTTTCATCATGATGATCAGtaccttctcctccctcggCAGCCTTGAGATGTTTCTGACTGATCGCGCCATCTACGCGCGCGAGCACCGCAACGGCATGTACAGCACATCGGCGTACTATGTAGGCAAGTTTATTCAAGATGCGCCCATCGTGGTGGCGATAAACTTTCTCTTCAACTTGATTGTTTACCTCCTGGTTGGCTTGCAGGGCACCGTCGCGAAGTTTCTCATCTTCGACAGCGTCGGCGCCTTAGTCACGCTGAACAGCTACGCTCTCTGTCTTCTCATGTCGAACCTGTCCAAGGACTATGCCACCGGCAACATTATCACCtcgctgctgttggtgcTGTATCTGCTGCCGACAGGCGGCATGCTCGTGAGTCTGAACAGCATCCCATTCATGTGGCGCTGGATCAAGCACATTTCCTTTGCCCGCTTTGCCTTTTCAGTCATGGTGGCGAACGAGTTTGACGGGCTGACCTTCGTCTGCGACCCCGTGCCGTCCGACATCGCGCCGTGCATCACATCTGGGACGACGTACGCAGCCTCGCAGGGCATGTACGCCAAGGACATTAGATCGCACATGCTGGTTGTCGCGCTCAGTATGGCGGTCTATCTTGTACTCGGCTACCTCGCGCTGCGCGGATGGCGGTCCACTGAGGGGAAGTGA
- the S24E-1 gene encoding 40S ribosomal protein S24e: MVFQKKKAEVCIRTSQFKVNKLLNRKQFIVEVNHPHWCGTVPTQLIRKKLATLYKVPDASQVSLFGFKTKFGGGKTTGFGLIYDDLASLKRFEPNYRKTRMGFGKARLPARKSVKERRNRNKKLRGKAKGKQVAKKK; the protein is encoded by the coding sequence ATGGTCTTTCAGAAGAAGAAGGCTGAGGTGTGCATCCGTACCTCCCAGTTCAAGGTGAACAAGCTGCTCAACCGCAAGCAGTTCATCGTGGAGGTAAACCATCCGCATTGGTGCGGTACCGTGCCGACGCAGCTGATCCGCAAGAAGCTGGCCACGCTGTACAAGGTTCCGGATGCGAGCCAGGTGTCCCTCTTCGGCTTCAAGACGAagttcggcggcggcaagacCACCGGCTTTGGTCTGATCTACGACGACCTCGCGTCCCTGAAGCGCTTTGAGCCCAACTACCGCAAGACTCGCATGGGCTTCGGCAAGGCTCGCCTGCCGGCCCGCAAGTCGGTGAAGGAGCGCCGCAACCGCAACAAGAAGCTGCGCGGCAAGGCGAAGGGCAAGCAGGTGGCCAAGAAGAAGTAA
- a CDS encoding putative dead/h helicase, producing the protein MNVVDDTVAAAGGDDDAIAEQQNMSFLMKLQELYCKTVLYEQLEQMMGHPATQEESDGYLDDVEGLVKLYCSEREAAKKKAPQGDGADAAAQREEVTEQHILHSLSVAINGEAEADEGPDIPMSSIQRLCHILRDCLTTETVETGLAVGSLLLADDAKRSAEEAARLAYQQQQRHMHGGVDTASMSTSTAERKNAMKVSPEEMFRLAQHVRSGLADEAELLKLRSEDNEEEGGGAQDVELNDEEPRFLRNMGFSSMLHRRINYRAPLPSQQLRDARTPQHRQAILDRLAQRQQGDSSKLNSMEVVAQMQEKTNMERRIIARKAQRTQQRSREYDFGATMSGRDDRSVLDEDRYGRKGGALESEEYSAPPTLLHSELNALPEEGGFRPQDMPTKLAPWMKHSFGRKLRFGLPETMQTIQEQRTSLPIYAKKEALLNFVDAHRVTVLVGETGSGKTTQIPQYLAEHGYADRGMIACTQPRRVAAETLAMRVAEEYGCRLGEEVGYTVRFRDVTSSLTKVKYMTDGMLLREALLDDSFQRYSVIILDEAHERSISTDLLFAIVRQALRKNAVLKVMVTSATLETEKFCAYFGASEPFRIEGRTFPVETYYLTEPTTDYVRVALQTVMMIHLQEPPGDVLVFFTGQEEIELGGEQLFRWMEMLRRQVSTPLPDLMVLPLTATMPQEVQSKVFEPTPPGCRKVVLATNVAETSITITNLYYVVDSGFCKQNIFDAKHGIDQLKVMPVSQAQAKQRSGRAGRIGPGKCYRMYTEQQFTTDMVPETVPDIMRTSLFHVTLQLKAMGLDLLNLELMDCPPKEAIVSALEKLRYLEALDDDGLLTPLGSRMAQLSIDPSQSKTLLTAVDLGCSEPVLTIVSMLAVQKRGVFYRPRDQQDASDAARRQFMQPEGDQLTLMAVYDAWVENGMSEDWSKHNFLKHRMLVEARDTRDQLKEMLVRRNQHISHENDANLDEVRKSITAGYFFNAARRVDSHTRSYVTLSDRREVYVHPSSVLIDDPPKYVLYDDLRMTKREYMTELLAIEPKWLVELAPAFYARPKEGRLTKEQAAERFTPILKSWETGSSWRISRLKKQRR; encoded by the coding sequence ATGAACGTTGTCGACGACactgtggcggcagcgggcggcgacgacgacgccatCGCCGAGCAGCAGAACATGTCTTTCCTCATGAAACTGCAGGAACTGTACTGCAAGACGGTTCTTTacgagcagctggagcagaTGATGGGCCACCCCGCCACCCAAGAAGAGAGCGACGGCTACCTTGACGACGTGGAAGGGCTCGTCAAGCTCTACTGCTccgagagggaggcggcgaagaagaaggcgcCGCAAGGTGATGGggccgatgccgctgcccaACGAGAGGAGGTGACGGAGCAGCACATCCTgcactctctctccgttGCTATCAACGGCGAGGCCGAGGCAGATGAGGGACCCGACATCCCCATGTCAAGCATTCAGCGGCTGTGCCACATCCTCCGCGATTGCCTCACTACGGAAACGGTGGAGACAGGGCTCGCTGTCGGgtcactgctgctggccgaTGATGCCAAGCGTagcgctgaggaggcggctCGCCTTGCctaccagcagcagcagcgtcacatgcacggcggcgtcgacacGGCCAGCATGAGCACCTCCACTGCGGAGCGCAAGAATGCCATGAAGGTCTCGCCAGAGGAGATGTTCCGCCTCGCCCAGCACGTCCGCAGTGGTCTTGCCGATGAAGCGGAGCTGCTCAAATTGCGCTCCGAGGACAACGAGGaagaaggcggtggcgcgcagGACGTGGAGCTGAACGACGAAGAACCTCGCTTCTTGCGCAACATGGGCTTCTCCTCGATGCTGCACCGTCGCATAAACTaccgcgcaccgctgccgtcgcagcagctccgtgacgcccgcacgccgcagcaccgtcaaGCCATCTTGGACAGACTCGCCCAGCGTCAGCAGGGCGACTCGTCAAAGCTGAACAGcatggaggtggtggcgcagaTGCAGGAGAAGACAAATATGGAGCGCCGCATCATTGCCCGCAAGGCGCAGCGTACCCAGCAGCGATCCCGCGAGTACGACTTTGGGGCGACCATGAGCGGTCGCGATGATAGGTCGGTGCTTGACGAGGACCGCTACGGGCGGAAAGGCGGGGCGCTTGAAAGCGAAGAGTACTCGGCACCGCCCACCCTTCTGCACTCGGAGCTGAACGCGCTGCCGGAGGAGGGCGGCTTCCGACCGCAGGATATGCCGACGAAGCTGGCGCCGTGGATGAAACACAGCTTTGGACGCAAGCTGCGCTTTGGCCTGCCCGAGACTATGCAGACAATACAGGAGCAGCGCACCTCCCTCCCGATTTACGCGAAGAAGGAGGCTCTGCTGAACTTCGTAGATGCACACCGGGTGACCGTACTTGTCGGAGAGacaggcagcggcaagacgaCGCAGATTCCGCAGTACCTGGCGGAGCACGGGTACGCCGACCGAGGCATGATCGCCTGCACGCAGCCAcgccgtgtcgccgccgaGACGCTTGCCATGCGCGTCGCTGAGGAGTATGGTTGCCGCCTTGGCGAGGAGGTCGGTTACACCGTTCGCTTCCGCGACGTCACCTCGTCTCTGACAAAGGTCAAGTACATGACGGACGGTatgctgctgcgcgaagCGCTGCTGGACGACAGCTTCCAACGCTACAGCGTCATCATCCTCGACGAGGCGCACGAGCGCTCCATCAGCACCGATCTGCTCTTCGCCATCGtgcggcaggcgctgcggaagAACGCGGTGCTGAAGGTGATGGTGACCTCTGCCACCCTCGAGACGGAGAAGTTCTGCGCCTACTTTGGCGCCTCTGAGCCTTTTCGGATTGAGGGTCGCACGTTCCCTGTGGAGACCTACTACCTCACCGAACCCACCACCGACTACGTACGAGTCGCCCTGCAGACGGTCATGATGATTCACCTGCAGGAGCCTCCAGGGGACGTCCTTGTCTTTTTCACTGGACAGGAAGAGATCGAGCTGGGCGGGGAACAGTTGTTTCGCTGGATGGAgatgctgcggcggcaggtaAGCACGCCGTTGCCTGACTTGATGGTGCTGCCTCTCACGGCCACCATGCCGCAGGAGGTGCAGTCGAAGGTGTTCGAGCCCACCCCACCCGGGTGCCGCAAGGTCGTACTGGCCACGAACGTCGCAGAGACGTCGATTACCATCACCAACCTCTACTACGTCGTTGACAGCGGCTTCTGCAAGCAGAACATCTTCGATGCCAAGCACGGCATCGATCAGCTCAAGGTGATGCCGGTGTCTCAAgcgcaggcgaagcagcgctccGGTCGTGCGGGGCGTATCGGGCCTGGCAAATGCTACCGCATGTACACGGAGCAGCAGTTCACGACGGATATGGTGCCGGAGACGGTGCCAGACATTATGCGGACCAGCCTCTTCCACGTTACCCTGCAGCTGAAGGCCATGGGACTCGATCTCCTTAACCTCGAGCTCATGGACTGCCCTCCGAAGGAGGCCATTGTGTCAGCGCTAGAGAAGCTGCGCTACCTTGAAGCgctcgacgacgacggacTGCTGACCCCGCTAGGGAGCCGCATGGCGCAGTTGTCCATCGACCCCTCGCAGAGCAAAACGCTGCTCACTGCGGTGGACTTGGGCTGCAGCGAGCCCGTTCTCACAATTGTGTCGATGCTGGCAGTGCAGAAGCGTGGCGTCTTCTACCGCCCTCGAGACCAGCAAGATGCGTCTGACGCGGCGCGACGCCAGTTCATGCAACCGGAGGGTGATCAGCTCACACTCATGGCGGTCTATGATGCCTGGGTGGAGAACGGCATGTCCGAGGACTGGAGCAAGCACAACTTCCTGAAGCACCGCATGCTGGTCGAGGCGCGCGACACACGCGACCAGCTCAAGGAGatgctggtgcggcgcaaCCAGCACATATCACACGAGAATGATGCAAACCTCGACGAGGTACGCAAGTCCATCACGGCCGGGTACTTCTTCAACGCGGCGAGGCGTGTCGACTCGCACACCCGCTCGTACGTTACACTGTCCGACAGGCGCGAGGTGTACGTGCACCCCTCCTCGGTGCTCATCGACGACCCACCTAAGTACGTTCTGTACGACGACCTCCGCATGACGAAGCGGGAGTACatgacggagctgctggcgatcGAGCCGAAGTGGTTGGTGGAGCTGGCGCCAGCCTTTTACGCACGACCGAAGGAAGGGCGTCTCACTAAGGAACAAGCGGCTGAGCGCTTCACACCGATCCTAAAGTCGTGGGAGACAGGCAGCTCCTGGCGTATCTCACGTCTcaagaagcagcggcgatga